One Eremothecium cymbalariae DBVPG#7215 chromosome 2, complete sequence DNA window includes the following coding sequences:
- the ITR2 gene encoding myo-inositol transporter ITR2 (similar to Ashbya gossypii AFR602W) encodes MTNISSTSTQLSDKEGYAIYEFMASTIESPSPAELASRRKRLLKPVLLCLASSFGGFILGWDVGTIGGIANMSSFQNHFGTMINPETGLKGFPEKLSGAIIAIFNIGCALGGLTLAKLGDIKGRRFGIFVALIFYIAGLLIQILSNANWYQFFIGRIVTGFAVGTTTVLVPMFISESAPIQIRGSMVVLYQLMITLGILIGNLVNFACKELVEDSLSNVSWQIPINLGILWTVFVLLGLSLMPESTQFYVSKGNIEKAQESFAIMNSLPKDHPFVIDQISFLASSMIREESRGCHGSWEFLFGKPRLGLRLFIGVMIMAFQQLSGINYFLYYSTTLFDSVGVGDSYVTAIILSSVNFISTFSGVYIVEKLGRRCCLILGSVGMFISMLTYACIGTHFLDDDSIRVNTGSIMVAFTCAFIMFFACTSGPISFVVIAELFPTRTKSISMAICTSVNWIVNFVIAICTPSVIAAIGFKFGYLFAGCLMTSTIFFYCMIPETKGLTAEQVDAIYEKLLFELTTKK; translated from the coding sequence ATGACAAACATAAGTTCCACAAGTACACAGCTCTCCGATAAGGAGGGCTATGCTATATATGAATTCATGGCTTCTACGATCGAATCCCCTTCGCCGGCAGAGTTAGCATCTAGAAGGAAGCGCTTACTCAAGCCTGTGCTACTTTGCTTGGCATCTTCATTCGGAGGGTTTATACTTGGTTGGGATGTTGGAACCATAGGTGGAATTGCTAATATGAGTTCGTTTCAGAATCATTTTGGAACTATGATTAATCCTGAAACTGGTTTAAAAGGATTCCCTGAAAAACTATCAGGGGCGATAATAgctatttttaatattggTTGTGCTTTGGGTGGCTTAACTTTGGCTAAATTAGGAGATATTAAGGGACGCAGATTCGGGATATTTGTTGCTCTAATATTTTACATCGCGGGGTTATTAATCCAAATCTTGAGCAATGCCAACTGGTACCAGTTTTTCATTGGAAGAATAGTCACCGGCTTTGCTGTAGGTACGACTACTGTTTTGGTTCCAATGTTTATTTCTGAATCTGCACCAATACAAATCCGTGGTTCAATGGTGGTGTTATACCAATTAATGATAACGTTGGGGATATTAATTGGTAATTTAGTTAATTTTGCGTGTAAGGAACTCGTTGAAGACTCATTATCAAACGTCAGCTGGCAAATTCCAATTAATTTGGGTATCTTATGGACAGTTTTCGTGCTTTTGGGATTGAGTTTAATGCCAGAATCGACACAATTTTATGTTTCCAAGGGCAATATTGAGAAGGCTCAAGAATCCTTTGCCATCATGAACTCGTTACCGAAAGATCACCCGTTCGTTATAGACCAAATATCTTTCTTAGCTTCTTCAATGATTAGAGAAGAAAGCAGAGGTTGTCATGGTTCTtgggaatttttgtttgggAAACCTAGGCTTGGATTAAGACTTTTCATAGGCGTCATGATTATGGCTTTTCAGCAATTGTCTGGTATTAATTATTTCTTGTACTATAGTACTACTTTATTCGATTCAGTTGGAGTCGGTGATTCCTACGTTACAGCAATCATTCTATCCAGTGTTAACTTTATATCAACTTTTAGTGGTGTCTATATTGTTGAGAAATTGGGACGTAGGTGCTGTTTAATTCTTGGTTCAGTTGGCATGTTCATTTCAATGTTAACATACGCATGCATAGGAACACACTTCTTAGACGATGATTCAATAAGAGTGAATACTGGATCTATAATGGTAGCTTTTACCTGTGCTTTTATCATGTTCTTTGCATGTACCTCCGGTCCGATTTCCTTTGTGGTCATTGCAGAATTGTTTCCAACCAGAACAAAATCAATATCCATGGCAATATGCACATCAGTAAACTGGATTGTAAACTTCGTGATAGCCATATGTACTCCATCGGTTATCGCTGCAATAGGATTTAAATTTGGATATCTATTTGCGGGTTGTTTAATGACGTCCACGATATTTTTCTATTGCATGATCCCTGAAACCAAAGGCTTAACTGCTGAACAGGTTGACGCAATCTACGAAAAGTTATTATTTGAGTTGACTACAAAgaaataa
- the SOD2 gene encoding superoxide dismutase SOD2 (similar to Ashbya gossypii ADR160W), which produces MQLKWKFKFPKIFAVPQSINTPPPPPSRLLFRCMGGVSSRIYSRMYATTIGLRQAGLGGLRSMSGNALFRRCKVTLPDLDWDYGALEPHISGKINELHYTKHHQTYATGLNTAVDQFNELSVKLESDPSVAKQLAALQQNIKFHGGGYQNHCLFWKNLAPSSQGGGEPPSGALAKQIESQFGSLDNLISLTNSKLAGIQGSGWAFLVKNKEIGGQLEVVQTANQDTVSGPLVPLLAIDAWEHAYYLQYQNRKVDYFKAIWNVINWKEAARRFDAA; this is translated from the coding sequence ATGCAATTGAAATGGAAATTCAAGTTTCCGAAAATATTTGCAGTGCCGCAAAGTATAAAtaccccccccccccccccctcaCGACTTCTGTTCCGGTGTATGGGAGGAGTATCAAGTAGGATTTATTCGAGGATGTACGCCACTACAATTGGATTGCGTCAAGCAGGGCTTGGTGGATTGAGATCAATGTCCGGGAATGCATTGTTTAGGAGATGCAAGGTTACTTTACCGGACTTGGATTGGGATTATGGGGCATTAGAACCACACATTTCCGGTAAGATCAATGAGTTGCACTATACAAAACACCACCAAACATACGCAACTGGGCTAAATACTGCTGTGGATCAGTTTAATGAGCTCTCTGTGAAGCTTGAATCTGATCCATCTGTAGCGAAACAACTAGCTGCGCTGCAGCAGAATATTAAGTTTCATGGAGGTGGGTACCAGAACCATTGTTTATTCTGGAAGAACTTGGCTCCATCATCCCAAGGAGGTGGGGAGCCACCTAGCGGCGCTTTAGCGAAACAAATCGAGAGTCAATTCGGATCTTTAGATAATCTAATCAGTTTGACGAATTCTAAATTGGCTGGTATCCAGGGCTCTGGCTGGGCGTTTTTGGTCaagaacaaagaaattGGTGGCCAATTAGAGGTGGTACAGACTGCAAACCAGGATACCGTCTCGGGTCCACTTGTACCATTGTTGGCCATCGACGCTTGGGAGCACGCATATTACTTGCAATACCAGAACCGGAAAGTAGACTACTTTAAGGCCATCTGGAACGTTATCAACTGGAAAGAGGCTGCCAGAAGATTTGACGCTGCTTGA
- the RMT2 gene encoding protein-arginine N5-methyltransferase (similar to Ashbya gossypii ADR161W): MSLLHHLVTLPIRPITTDAYIPELIRLLKSGIPATYTLEQVAAYEKGDRDGPNNLDSNTTPLHILCKSLPSAGELGDTEKTVVLMIMDKLFEFGAGWNFLDYEGKHIGDLLLEKGYGAGDILYDRVIEAGVSAELLLRKINGGDIEFIEEEGVVGDDTNCQQASAPQHSDSSMTTENDENEEPTYIEAEHGDNDATAADQVTYLKTELEYTEDSLVTKQNRDGVMMAWESEIMKIAAASLVVNRDPNQECNILNIGFGMGIIDSFIQSHKPTRHYICEAHPDVLAKMKRDGWYEKPGVVILEGRWQDCLNRLLDSGSIFFNGIYYDTFSEHYQDMLELYDLIVGLIQPEGIFSFFNGLGADRPICYDVYKRIVELDLANYGLKCGYSTIPLSNIPSWKNVKRPYFNCNYYYHPQICFQ, translated from the coding sequence ATGTCGTTATTACATCATCTGGTGACACTTCCAATTCGCCCCATAACTACAGATGCATACATTCCTGAGCTAATTCGCCTCTTAAAGTCAGGAATCCCTGCAACTTATACTCTCGAACAAGTTGCTGCCTATGAAAAGGGCGATAGAGATGGCCCCAATAATTTAGATTCGAACACTACCCCATTACACATATTATGCAAGTCTTTACCCTCTGCAGGAGAGTTAGGTGATACAGAAAAGACGGTTGTATTGATGATCATGGATAAGCTCTTCGAATTCGGAGCAGGGTGGAACTTTTTGGATTACGAGGGGAAGCATATTGGAGACCTCCTTTTAGAAAAGGGCTACGGTGCGGGCGATATACTGTACGATAGAGTTATAGAGGCAGGTGTCAGTGCTGAGCTACTTCTCCGCAAGATTAATGGTGGTGACATCGAGTTTATTGAAGAGGAGGGCGTAGTTGGTGACGATACCAACTGCCAACAGGCCTCTGCTCCACAACACAGCGACTCTTCGATGACTACCGAAAACGATGAAAACGAGGAACCCACTTATATCGAGGCAGAGCACGGTGACAATGATGCCACAGCAGCAGACCAAGTTACGTATTTGAAAACAGAGCTCGAATACACTGAGGACTCACTAGTCACTAAGCAAAACCGTGATGGTGTTATGATGGCCTGGGAATCAGAAATCATGAAGATCGCTGCTGCCTCTCTTGTGGTCAACCGAGACCCCAACCAAGAATGCAACATTCTTAATATCGGGTTCGGGATGGGCATTATCGATTCCTTCATTCAAAGTCATAAACCAACTCGCCACTATATCTGCGAGGCTCATCCAGACGTCCTTGCAAAGATGAAACGTGACGGATGGTATGAAAAGCCAGGCGTTGTAATTCTCGAAGGCCGTTGGCAAGACTGTTTAAACCGCCTCCTCGATAGTGGCTCCATCTTCTTTAATGGCATTTACTATGACACCTTTAGCGAACATTACCAAGATATGCTCGAACTATACGACCTCATAGTAGGTCTCATTCAGCCGGAAGGCATCTTTTCGTTCTTCAACGGTCTAGGAGCCGATAGACCTATCTGCTACGACGTCTACAAACGCATAGTAGAACTCGACCTGGCAAATTACGGCCTCAAATGTGGCTACTCAACAATCCCACTGTCTAACATACCTTCATGGAAGAACGTCAAACGTCCGTACTTCAACTGCAATTATTACTACCATCCTCAGATCTGCTTCCAGTAA
- the BSP1 gene encoding Bsp1p (similar to Ashbya gossypii AEL262C) has protein sequence MPSGRNGFSRTEDPELDLYLSRVEQLDQERMNSRNLGIHGSRQDYDIGLSPSKYTLDDRNKAQLLLDGLYDSKQYDYYLDADRVSDLAYESAYNYEKTFSPKRSSRTNYRSPKHLSPSRSPGYRDSAFGSLKVDDRYGDRHGGKYVVSEADYELLLKLKRGQYFDLHPTDMSLRPRHMDCSPEHGSSGYGVDGASMAGNTSYFGEVKLSSPSSLYRDEGTLPVRPYSNFRSFPNGNDNAEYDVLTTGGYMSSMETELDNISIPSLIPPTTAATIGSLDIAYSQKNQSSQQQHPEVKVSPSDASKINPEDPSPKLLTGNESTTAEEYIVSLPTTSATNPPSLSDKKVEDTVSSPEPDNIKPNTLKTNDFANGNTNDLKGSSHVSYLESLERSKVTKVSSQWNTAETLAPPWNKNEGALSSALRKNGSPTKLRTNTISNNLKPFRTDPEDVVSSLLKKASPSPRMSPVKFVSRSPLKGREVTETLITSAMKTTGTPTNQSRSAATHITIKPKKREPRQLVEPEEAPDLSDTLRKIQLNKVDVDRRRSPNKQVADDLQIPKLRSAPKEDSKPPQEPISIPELKPVKREPKREASLPEALHAINQLKQAPELSRSPSPVPEALSKITKLSPPKPELKAEPPVPEALLRRSKLSRPPISLKRKVSPPEALLKASNLQKAAPSPEKKESIPEALLQVSKLNKAPSRTK, from the coding sequence aTGCCCTCAGGTAGGAATGGATTTTCAAGGACGGAAGATCCAGAGCTGGATCTGTATTTATCTCGTGTTGAGCAGTTAGATCAGGAACGGATGAATTCCCGAAACCTGGGGATTCATGGCAGTAGACAAGATTATGATATCGGGTTATCACCAAGCAAATACACGTTGGATGATAGGAATAAAGCGCAGTTATTATTGGATGGGTTATATGATAGCAAGCAGtatgattattatttggATGCGGATCGGGTATCCGATCTAGCGTATGAGTCTGCTTATAATTACGAGAAAACGTTTTCACCAAAGCGAAGCAGTAGAACTAACTATCGTTCGCCCAAACATCTTAGTCCTAGTAGATCGCCAGGTTATCGTGATTCTGCTTTTGGTTCCCTCAAAGTAGATGACAGGTATGGCGATAGGCATGGAGGGAAATATGTGGTCTCGGAGGCAGACTACGAATTGCTACTAAAGTTAAAACGCGGacaatattttgatttgCATCCGACAGATATGTCTCTCAGACCAAGACATATGGATTGTTCGCCTGAGCATGGAAGTAGCGGATATGGTGTTGATGGTGCAAGCATGGCTGGTAATACTTCTTATTTTGGAGAAGTGAAATTATCTTCACCATCATCTTTGTATAGGGATGAAGGGACTCTACCGGTTAGGCCCTATTCTAATTTCAGAAGTTTTCCCAATGGGAATGATAATGCAGAGTATGATGTACTTACTACTGGGGGATATATGTCATCAATGGAGACTGAATTAGATAATATTTCGATTCCATCATTGATTCCGCCCACAACTGCTGCCACTATCGGGTCTTTGGACATTGCTTATTCGCAGAAAAATCAGTCTTCCCAACAGCAACATCCAGAAGTTAAAGTCTCCCCTTCGGATGCCTCCAAAATTAACCCTGAGGATCCCAGTCCTAAGCTGTTAACTGGAAACGAGTCTACCACAGCCGaggaatatattgtatCACTACCTACAACCTCTGCTACAAATCCTCCATCTCTCTCTGACAAAAAAGTGGAAGACACTGTTAGTTCACCTGAACCGGACAACATCAAACCAAACACTTTGAAGACGAACGACTTTGCAAATGGGAACACAAATGATCTGAAGGGTTCGTCTCATGTATCCTATTTAGAATCCTTGGAAAGGAGTAAAGTCACTAAAGTGAGTTCACAATGGAACACAGCAGAGACTCTAGCTCCTCCATGGAACAAAAATGAAGGCGCACTTTCTTCTGCACTGAGGAAAAATGGTTCACCCACCAAGTTACGTACAAACACCATTAGTAATAATTTGAAGCCTTTCAGAACCGATCCTGAGGACGTTGTTTCATCTCTACTCAAGAAGGCTTCACCATCACCAAGAATGAGTCCTGTGAAATTTGTTTCCAGGTCGCCTTTGAAAGGTAGAGAAGTTACCGAGACACTAATTACATCGGCAATGAAGACCACTGGCACACCAACTAATCAGTCTCGTAGCGCAGCCACTCACATCACAatcaaaccaaaaaaacGGGAGCCGCGGCAGCTAGTTGAGCCCGAGGAGGCACCTGATCTATCAGACACTTTAAGAAAGATACAGCTGAATAAGGTTGATGTGGACAGGAGGAGATCTCCGAATAAGCAGGTAGCTGACGATTTGCAGATCCCAAAATTAAGGTCTGCGCCAAAAGAGGATTCTAAACCACCACAAGAGCCAATCAGTATCCCAGAGCTAAAGCCAGTGAAAAGGGAACCAAAAAGGGAGGCATCTCTTCCGGAGGCACTTCACGCTATTAACCAGCTGAAACAGGCCCCTGAACTCTCACGTAGTCCAAGCCCCGTCCCGGAAGCTCTAAGCAAAATAACAAAACTAAGCCCACCTAAACCAGAACTAAAGGCAGAACCCCCGGTCCCAGAAGCATTGTTACGAAGATCGAAACTAAGCAGACCCCCGATATCtctgaaaagaaaagtttCCCCCCCAGAAGCATTATTAAAAGCCTCTAACCTACAAAAAGCTGCTCCGTCTCCggaaaagaaggaatcTATCCCAGAAGCCCTATTACAGGTGTCAAAACTAAATAAGGCACCATCTCGAACAAAATGA